In one Trichlorobacter lovleyi SZ genomic region, the following are encoded:
- a CDS encoding copper resistance protein B, which produces MITYLQQVIRFAVRHGLLACCCSFGLAGVAWSQQGEGTPHDGHAGHGTEIGQVSPAAEPADSVHDRHGVQQPEQARDPAAYSDGYGFGPLPRMQMSDQHAFGALVANRLEGQWHANGPPELVYDLQAWYGGSYDRLLLKAEGAVKQGRLDEAHTEAYWSHAVSPYWDALLGLRYDSGEKPGQGWLACGLQGLAPYWVELKVNLYLGHTGQLAARLEAEYELLLTQRLILQPRLEATLYSKRDEQRETGSGLSEVTAGLRLRYEFSREYAPYLGVEWYLPVGESRHISGKADETRLVAGLRLRF; this is translated from the coding sequence ATGATTACGTACCTGCAACAGGTTATCCGGTTTGCTGTGCGGCATGGGTTGCTGGCGTGCTGCTGCAGCTTCGGTCTTGCCGGTGTCGCATGGAGCCAGCAGGGTGAGGGGACGCCCCATGACGGTCATGCCGGGCATGGGACCGAGATCGGGCAGGTGTCACCTGCTGCTGAGCCGGCTGACTCAGTGCATGATCGGCATGGTGTACAACAGCCGGAGCAGGCCCGTGATCCCGCTGCCTATTCTGACGGCTATGGCTTCGGGCCGCTGCCCAGGATGCAGATGTCGGATCAGCACGCTTTCGGAGCGCTAGTGGCCAATCGTCTGGAAGGACAATGGCACGCCAACGGACCACCGGAGCTGGTCTATGATCTGCAGGCCTGGTATGGCGGCAGCTATGACCGTCTGCTGCTTAAGGCAGAGGGTGCAGTGAAACAGGGGCGTCTGGATGAGGCGCATACAGAGGCGTATTGGTCCCATGCCGTCTCACCCTATTGGGATGCTCTGCTGGGACTGCGGTATGACAGTGGTGAAAAGCCGGGGCAGGGCTGGCTGGCCTGTGGTCTGCAGGGACTTGCCCCCTACTGGGTCGAGTTGAAAGTGAATCTGTACCTAGGTCACACCGGGCAGCTGGCTGCCCGTCTTGAAGCGGAGTATGAGTTGCTGCTGACTCAACGGCTGATACTGCAGCCCCGTCTGGAGGCAACCCTGTACAGTAAGCGGGACGAACAGCGCGAGACCGGTTCCGGACTGTCTGAGGTGACAGCCGGTCTGAGGCTGCGCTATGAGTTTAGCCGGGAATATGCCCCCTATCTGGGGGTTGAATGGTACCTGCCCGTTGGAGAATCCAGGCATATCAGTGGTAAAGCCGATGAAACACGGCTTGTGGCCGGTCTGCGGCTACGCTTCTGA
- a CDS encoding S-layer homology domain-containing protein, with protein sequence MKRIWLFLVLTLVVLAGGCAKQVARCTAPEDNPAHHYLRGMEALEAGKVDLAQDKFDRALYCEENFSAAYGGKAIVAALKAKGMNDASYRGVEVARAEEYLEKALKLAESDNDRFEYQLAVLRAASAVKGKDWLDRAEAAYRAVQSIEKLDERRLDYYQGKEAAAYFMGLAYLEGYQFRKAEDKFRETLDSRKMGKWNEPADKAWKKTAKIVRAMGGITVGDVGRKVAVKEAVSRGDLAALLVDEMKIDKLFAGRIPVKSQLDAMKAEFTPADLLSHPFRDEVNTIMKWKVRGLEPKFDQTTKAYLFKPEDKVMRGEMAFILEDVLIKLTGDEKLATAYFGQERSPFPDVKATSPFYNAVMNMTSRGIMEGELSGEFRFNEPVDGAEAILAIRMLQQKINIY encoded by the coding sequence ATGAAACGAATCTGGTTGTTCCTGGTGTTGACACTGGTTGTGCTGGCAGGGGGCTGCGCCAAACAGGTTGCCCGTTGTACGGCACCGGAAGACAATCCGGCACATCATTATCTGCGTGGAATGGAGGCGCTTGAGGCCGGTAAAGTTGACTTGGCCCAGGATAAGTTTGATCGGGCGCTCTATTGTGAGGAAAACTTTTCAGCGGCCTATGGCGGCAAGGCCATTGTGGCAGCCCTGAAGGCCAAAGGGATGAATGATGCCAGCTATCGTGGCGTAGAGGTGGCCCGTGCCGAGGAATACCTTGAGAAAGCCCTGAAGCTTGCAGAAAGCGACAATGACCGTTTTGAGTACCAGCTGGCTGTACTGAGGGCGGCATCTGCAGTAAAGGGGAAAGACTGGCTGGACCGGGCTGAAGCAGCCTACCGTGCTGTCCAGTCCATCGAGAAGCTTGATGAGCGGCGGCTTGACTACTATCAGGGCAAGGAGGCCGCTGCCTATTTCATGGGACTGGCCTATCTGGAAGGATATCAGTTCCGCAAGGCAGAGGATAAGTTCCGCGAGACCCTGGACAGCCGTAAAATGGGCAAGTGGAATGAACCAGCCGACAAGGCCTGGAAAAAGACTGCCAAGATTGTGCGGGCCATGGGTGGAATAACCGTTGGCGATGTTGGCCGCAAGGTTGCGGTAAAGGAAGCGGTATCCCGTGGCGATCTGGCTGCCCTGCTGGTGGATGAGATGAAGATCGACAAACTGTTTGCCGGACGGATCCCGGTCAAATCGCAACTGGATGCCATGAAGGCCGAATTTACACCGGCAGATTTGCTGTCCCATCCGTTCCGTGATGAAGTCAATACCATCATGAAATGGAAGGTGCGCGGCCTTGAACCCAAGTTCGACCAGACCACCAAGGCCTATCTTTTTAAGCCGGAAGACAAGGTGATGCGGGGTGAGATGGCCTTTATTCTTGAAGATGTGTTGATCAAGCTGACCGGCGATGAAAAACTGGCCACCGCCTATTTCGGTCAGGAACGTTCCCCCTTCCCGGATGTCAAGGCGACCTCTCCCTTCTACAACGCCGTCATGAACATGACCAGCCGCGGGATTATGGAAGGCGAGCTGTCCGGCGAGTTCCGCTTTAACGAGCCGGTTGACGGCGCCGAGGCGATTCTTGCCATCCGGATGCTGCAGCAAAAAATCAATATCTATTAG
- a CDS encoding DUF2275 domain-containing protein, translating to MKSHEELRSMLPAMAGGDLVKTELALLEQHLAECRECRAELAELQLVLQAMRETPELEPPPWLATRIMAQVREEAASRTGWFARLFLPLQIKLPLEALALVMICATVWYVVQDVERSQQRPQIPPAAEAPAAAPAREADRGTELQAPPTPDPSMPAVPKAEPPSSAAQVRPEAQRTQAAPAFAPPPQKVPEPVEQMERAKSASESVPAPSAVSREQRAGSPLPSADRAMAAKRKAESSGSAAGVTGMQPQRLRLVVDDQTTIAETLEVIVPRLGGTILERRTGSARVRIPEDRLPELVEQLARSGRIAERPVMDTTGDKMLELLIIWQVVK from the coding sequence ATGAAGAGTCACGAAGAGCTACGCAGTATGCTTCCGGCCATGGCTGGAGGAGATCTGGTGAAAACAGAGCTGGCACTGCTTGAACAACACCTGGCTGAATGTCGGGAATGCCGTGCAGAGCTGGCTGAACTGCAGTTGGTGCTGCAGGCGATGCGTGAAACACCTGAGCTGGAACCTCCGCCCTGGCTGGCAACCCGCATCATGGCGCAGGTCCGGGAAGAGGCTGCCTCCCGTACAGGGTGGTTTGCCCGTCTGTTTCTGCCGCTGCAGATTAAGCTGCCTTTGGAAGCCTTGGCCTTGGTGATGATCTGTGCCACTGTCTGGTATGTTGTGCAGGATGTTGAGCGATCGCAACAGCGGCCTCAGATTCCACCGGCAGCTGAGGCCCCGGCAGCTGCCCCTGCCAGAGAGGCTGACAGAGGGACTGAACTGCAAGCTCCCCCCACACCTGACCCTTCTATGCCGGCAGTCCCGAAGGCAGAACCCCCATCATCTGCTGCTCAGGTAAGACCGGAGGCTCAGAGGACACAAGCTGCCCCGGCCTTTGCACCGCCACCACAGAAAGTGCCTGAGCCTGTTGAGCAAATGGAACGAGCCAAGTCAGCTTCAGAGTCCGTACCTGCCCCTTCAGCTGTCAGCCGTGAACAACGTGCCGGTAGTCCGTTGCCCTCGGCAGATCGTGCCATGGCTGCCAAACGCAAGGCTGAAAGCAGCGGCAGTGCTGCTGGTGTAACCGGTATGCAACCGCAGCGGTTGCGGCTGGTGGTTGATGATCAGACCACGATTGCAGAGACACTTGAAGTCATTGTGCCGCGTCTAGGGGGGACTATCCTGGAGCGCCGTACCGGTAGTGCCAGGGTACGGATTCCGGAGGATCGTCTGCCTGAGCTGGTGGAACAGCTTGCGCGATCAGGGCGGATAGCAGAGCGTCCTGTCATGGATACAACCGGTGATAAGATGCTGGAACTGCTGATAATCTGGCAGGTTGTAAAATAA
- a CDS encoding copper resistance system multicopper oxidase, whose translation MLLTSVPHVPPLEVTRRRFVQGLAAGAMLFWLPSWLGDANGNSGYPPTITGSPPELRGTEFDLQIAETMVNFTGSTRPATTINGSLPAPTLRWRQGDTVTLRVTNRLSVPTSLHWHGIILPYQMDGVPGVSFNGIAPGTTFVYRFKVNQSGTYWYHSHSGMQEQTGMYGALIIDPAERPASRTDRDYVLLLSDWTDEDPMRILAKLKAQSHYYNYNQPTVADFINDLRKQGLAGALDKRQMWNQMRMSPTDLSDVTGATYTYLLNGSPPAAGWTGLFRPGETVRLRCINASAQTFFDLRIPGLKLTVIQVDGQDVEPVSVDELRIGVAETYDLLVTPGQGAYTVFAQAMDRSGFACGTLAERQGLTAAVPGMDQPEWLEMVDMMGAMEHGSHHGSDSAAVADQHHAGHSPPPTAHPLAKPSQTVRHARSEYGPTVDMRVDQPRTNLDDPGIGLRRNGRRVLTYADIRTLGGPLDRRLPEREIELHLTGNMHRYSWSFDGVEYGDSTPIRFRYGERLRIILHNDTMMTHPMHLHGMWSELENADGLFMARRHTISVQPAQRISFLVTADAPGRWVFHCHLLYHMDAGMFREVVVA comes from the coding sequence ATGCTACTGACATCAGTTCCGCACGTGCCACCCTTGGAGGTGACCCGTCGTCGATTTGTACAGGGGCTTGCCGCGGGTGCCATGTTGTTCTGGCTTCCTTCCTGGCTCGGCGATGCCAACGGCAACTCTGGCTATCCCCCCACCATCACCGGTAGTCCACCGGAGTTGCGCGGGACAGAGTTTGATCTGCAGATCGCTGAGACAATGGTAAACTTTACCGGCTCAACGCGTCCGGCAACCACCATCAATGGCTCGCTTCCTGCTCCTACCTTGCGTTGGCGTCAGGGAGACACGGTGACCCTGCGGGTAACCAACCGGCTCTCAGTCCCTACCTCGCTTCACTGGCACGGTATTATCCTGCCCTATCAGATGGATGGTGTGCCGGGAGTCAGTTTCAACGGCATCGCCCCCGGCACGACCTTCGTCTATCGCTTCAAGGTGAACCAGTCGGGCACCTACTGGTACCACTCGCATTCCGGCATGCAGGAGCAAACCGGTATGTACGGCGCCCTTATCATTGACCCTGCAGAGCGTCCCGCTTCCCGGACTGATCGTGACTATGTACTGCTTTTATCGGATTGGACCGATGAGGACCCGATGCGAATTCTTGCCAAGTTGAAGGCCCAGTCCCATTACTACAACTACAATCAGCCCACAGTGGCCGATTTTATCAATGACCTGCGTAAACAGGGACTTGCCGGGGCATTAGACAAACGCCAGATGTGGAATCAGATGCGGATGAGCCCGACGGATCTGTCCGATGTCACCGGGGCAACCTACACCTATCTGCTGAACGGTTCTCCACCGGCTGCCGGATGGACCGGCCTGTTCCGGCCAGGTGAAACAGTCCGACTGCGCTGTATTAACGCTTCGGCACAGACCTTTTTCGATCTGCGGATCCCTGGCCTTAAACTGACCGTGATCCAGGTGGATGGACAGGATGTGGAGCCGGTCAGCGTGGATGAACTGCGGATCGGGGTGGCTGAAACCTATGATCTGCTGGTCACACCGGGGCAGGGGGCCTATACGGTCTTTGCCCAGGCCATGGACCGCAGCGGTTTCGCCTGTGGCACTCTGGCGGAGCGGCAGGGGCTGACCGCAGCGGTACCCGGGATGGATCAGCCGGAGTGGCTGGAGATGGTTGACATGATGGGGGCTATGGAGCATGGCAGCCATCATGGATCTGACTCAGCTGCCGTGGCAGATCAGCACCATGCCGGGCATTCCCCGCCACCGACCGCACACCCGTTAGCCAAACCGTCGCAAACGGTCCGGCACGCCCGCAGTGAATACGGTCCCACTGTTGACATGCGGGTAGACCAGCCCAGAACCAATCTGGATGACCCCGGTATCGGTCTGCGCAGGAACGGTAGAAGGGTGCTGACCTATGCCGATATCCGCACGCTTGGCGGCCCGTTGGACCGGCGTTTGCCAGAACGGGAAATCGAGCTGCATCTGACCGGCAACATGCATCGCTACAGCTGGTCCTTTGACGGCGTTGAATATGGCGATTCCACACCGATCCGTTTCCGTTACGGCGAGCGTCTGCGGATCATTCTGCACAATGATACCATGATGACCCACCCGATGCATCTGCACGGCATGTGGAGCGAGCTTGAAAATGCCGATGGGCTTTTTATGGCACGCAGGCACACCATCAGTGTCCAACCGGCACAGCGGATCAGTTTTCTGGTGACGGCCGATGCTCCGGGCAGATGGGTCTTTCACTGTCACCTGCTGTATCATATGGATGCAGGCATGTTCCGGGAGGTGGTGGTGGCATGA
- a CDS encoding ROK family protein, giving the protein MVDGASGYIGIDIGGTNLRGALVRPGGEVMARFRSKSAIEGGADSFLMRLTEEIDRLIVEARVSGLQVSGVGVGVPGLIGSDGVIHSSVNLRPLEGMNLSRSLEDRLGIPVISANDANLIALGEAWAGAGQGMRSLMVITIGTGLGSGLILDGKLWTGAGGFAAEFGHLTVEPEGIPCPCGNRGCLEQYVSAAALSRYGRGKTPEVLALLAGEGDTDACAAFETLGYWLGTALAGLVNTLNLEGVIIGGGVSASFDLFAPAVLQTLKQRAFPRMVAALKLCQAALGDDAGLVGGALLAAGKSF; this is encoded by the coding sequence GTGGTTGATGGGGCATCCGGCTATATAGGCATTGATATTGGAGGAACAAACCTGCGCGGTGCGCTGGTGCGGCCAGGGGGCGAGGTGATGGCCCGCTTCAGGTCGAAGAGTGCCATTGAGGGCGGGGCAGATTCTTTCCTGATGCGCCTGACAGAGGAAATTGACCGGCTGATCGTTGAAGCCCGAGTTTCCGGTCTGCAGGTCAGTGGTGTCGGTGTCGGTGTGCCTGGTCTGATCGGAAGCGATGGTGTCATCCATTCATCCGTAAACCTGCGGCCGCTGGAGGGGATGAATCTGTCCCGTTCACTGGAGGACCGGCTGGGAATACCGGTGATATCGGCCAATGATGCCAACCTGATCGCCCTGGGTGAGGCCTGGGCCGGTGCCGGACAAGGCATGCGCTCGCTGATGGTGATAACCATTGGAACCGGATTGGGAAGTGGTTTGATACTTGATGGCAAACTCTGGACAGGCGCTGGTGGTTTTGCCGCTGAATTCGGACATCTGACCGTTGAGCCGGAAGGGATTCCCTGTCCCTGTGGTAACCGCGGTTGTCTGGAACAGTATGTATCGGCAGCTGCCCTTTCCCGGTATGGCCGGGGTAAGACACCGGAAGTCCTGGCCCTGCTGGCCGGGGAGGGCGACACTGATGCCTGTGCCGCATTCGAAACCCTCGGTTACTGGCTGGGGACCGCCCTTGCCGGTTTGGTCAATACTCTGAATCTCGAGGGAGTTATCATCGGCGGTGGTGTCTCGGCCAGCTTTGATCTGTTTGCCCCGGCCGTGCTGCAGACACTCAAACAGCGCGCCTTCCCCCGGATGGTGGCAGCGTTGAAGCTCTGTCAGGCAGCTCTGGGGGATGATGCCGGACTTGTGGGAGGGGCGTTGCTGGCTGCAGGAAAGAGTTTCTAG
- a CDS encoding RNA polymerase sigma factor, which produces MSATNTEIADEQQLLAACRNGDTHAFEQLVLRYQRGLYNVAFRISGNEADAAEIVQETFLAAWRKIKAFRGEARLSTWLTSIAVNQARTRWQQNRQKRSREESLDASAEEKQGAPLQIASEQPSALELLERSVLRGLLERCIRALDQGFREVLVLRDMREMPYDEMGQVLGLREGTVKSRLFRAREAVRDCVTKGMAQP; this is translated from the coding sequence ATGAGTGCTACAAACACTGAAATAGCGGATGAACAGCAACTGCTGGCTGCCTGCCGCAACGGTGATACCCATGCCTTTGAACAGTTGGTGCTGCGCTATCAGCGTGGCCTGTATAATGTCGCTTTCAGGATCAGTGGTAACGAGGCTGATGCGGCAGAGATTGTTCAGGAAACCTTTCTGGCTGCCTGGCGCAAAATCAAGGCGTTTCGAGGTGAAGCCAGACTCTCCACCTGGCTGACCAGTATCGCGGTAAACCAGGCCCGCACCCGTTGGCAGCAGAATCGACAGAAGCGTAGTCGTGAGGAATCCCTTGATGCATCTGCCGAAGAAAAGCAGGGGGCGCCTTTGCAGATCGCTTCGGAACAACCTTCGGCACTTGAACTGCTGGAACGTTCGGTATTGAGGGGGCTGCTGGAGCGCTGTATCAGGGCGCTGGACCAGGGGTTTCGAGAAGTGCTGGTGCTGCGTGATATGCGGGAGATGCCCTATGACGAAATGGGGCAGGTGCTGGGATTGCGGGAAGGAACCGTGAAGTCCCGCCTGTTTCGGGCCCGTGAGGCGGTCAGGGACTGTGTAACCAAAGGTATGGCACAACCATGA